The following proteins are encoded in a genomic region of Magnolia sinica isolate HGM2019 chromosome 1, MsV1, whole genome shotgun sequence:
- the LOC131247088 gene encoding uncharacterized protein LOC131247088 — protein sequence MASLMERQERRSVEASSMLEQSSLIREFQRVSLATFTLKGEAELWWQSVKKEAGLSMVWSWSMFSNKFDQKYFPDSVREKMVSEFISLEQGALYVAQYEARFIELSHFASNLISTSNMKARKFEMRFHPSLRSRVVPLRLPTFVEMTDQAKIIEADFEEMNKTHDQPLRRQDNRNKRKGGPTQHVRPSKKLVRQGSAIQEP from the exons ATGGCATCTCTAATGGAACGCCAGGAGAGGAGGTCTGTAGAGGCATCTTCCATGTTAGAGCAGTCATCTTTGATTCGGGAATTCCAG AGAGTATCGCTTGCCACCTTCACACTTAAGGGAGAAGCAGAGTTGTGGTGGCAGTCAGTTAAGAAGGAAGCTGGGCTGAGTATGGTTTGGAGTTGGAGCATGTTCAGCAACAAGTTCGACCAAAAGTATTTTCCTGATAGTGTTCGAGAAAAAATGGTGTCTGAATTTATATCTCTGGAGCAAGGAGCTTTATATGTGGCCCAGTACGAGGCTAGATTCATTGAGCTGTCTCATTTTGCATCGAATTTGATTTCGACCTCCAATATGAAAGCTCGTAAATTTGAGATGAGATTTCATCCTAGCTTGAGGAGTAGGGTAGTACCTTTACGACTCCCTACATTTGTGGAGATGACGGACCAAGCTAAGATCATAGAAGCGGATTTCGAAGAGATGAACAAGACTCATGATCAGCCGCTTCGAAGACAGGATAATAGGAACAAGAGGAAGGGAGGCCCAACCCAGCATGTTCGTCCATCGAAAAAGCTCGTTAGGCAAGGATCAGCCATTCAGGAACCCTAA